The following are encoded together in the Deltaproteobacteria bacterium genome:
- a CDS encoding xanthine dehydrogenase family protein molybdopterin-binding subunit, giving the protein MMLKGKVGESIPRVDTMEKVLGKALFAADLKMEGLLHMKVLRSDRPHARIKKIHTEKAEAMPGVVRIFTHRDIPGKNQIGIIAITKDQHVLAEDRVRFIGDPIALVVAHTEREAEQTLEEIRVEYEDLPPIFDPEEALRSPTLIHEKGNLLYQRDTIKGNVEQGFAESDLVIERTYLTSMLEHTYLEPDAGVAWVDEEGRITVYPSTQNPHYDHMEIVAVLGVEPSQARVIQATTGGGFGSKLDISVQCFLALAIYHLRRPVRLVYTREEAYLATAKRHPLIMRYKTGARRDGRLVAVEADILGDTGAYASYGVAVASRAAVHATGPYQVPHVRVKSKMAYTNHPFSGAMRGFGVPQVAFAHESQMDILAEELGMDPFEIRLLNAFDRGSETATGQTLKESVGIKECLQQVKEHRGEIKSNPGRLYGKGIGAMWYGIGNTGLKNPASARAELDHQGRFTLFTGAAEIGQGSDTVLSQIAASEMGIDTQDIRLVRGDTALTLDAGATSASRQTYISGNAVYEATDKLKGLVLEEASRFLKVPAHELTVEDGLVKSQRDGEIFATLKDVAARSYQEGKKLMGEGFFDPPTTTLDAETGQGIPYATYAFACQMAEVEVDPATGEVDVLRVVAAHDVGKAVNPSNVVGQIASGVAMGIGFALMEEFVPGQTRSMRDYLIPSIKDIPEVIPIIVEDPEPTGPFGAKGVGEPALIPTAPAILNAIAHALGERIYHLPASLERVLEASRRKLGSSNKRY; this is encoded by the coding sequence ATGATGCTTAAGGGCAAGGTAGGAGAGAGCATACCAAGGGTGGATACCATGGAGAAGGTCTTGGGCAAGGCCCTCTTCGCCGCCGACCTCAAGATGGAGGGACTCCTTCACATGAAGGTCCTGCGCAGCGATCGTCCTCATGCACGCATAAAAAAGATTCACACCGAGAAGGCTGAAGCGATGCCTGGTGTGGTGAGGATCTTTACCCATAGAGACATTCCTGGGAAAAATCAAATCGGAATTATAGCCATAACCAAGGATCAACACGTGCTGGCCGAAGACAGAGTCAGATTCATAGGAGATCCGATCGCCCTCGTAGTAGCCCACACTGAAAGGGAGGCCGAACAGACCTTGGAGGAGATTAGAGTGGAATATGAAGATCTCCCTCCCATCTTCGACCCTGAAGAGGCCCTGCGCTCCCCCACTCTGATCCACGAAAAAGGGAACCTCCTCTATCAGCGTGACACCATCAAGGGTAATGTAGAGCAGGGGTTCGCCGAGTCCGACTTGGTGATAGAGAGGACCTATCTAACCTCTATGCTGGAGCACACCTATCTGGAACCTGATGCTGGGGTGGCCTGGGTGGACGAAGAGGGGAGGATCACTGTCTACCCATCAACCCAGAACCCCCACTATGACCACATGGAGATCGTGGCCGTCCTGGGGGTAGAACCATCGCAGGCAAGGGTGATCCAGGCGACCACTGGAGGGGGGTTCGGGAGCAAACTTGATATCAGCGTTCAGTGTTTCCTCGCCTTGGCCATCTATCATCTGCGGCGTCCGGTTCGGTTGGTCTACACAAGAGAGGAGGCCTATCTGGCCACGGCCAAGCGTCACCCCCTGATCATGAGATACAAGACCGGCGCCCGCCGGGATGGAAGGCTTGTGGCCGTGGAGGCCGATATCCTGGGGGATACAGGGGCCTATGCCTCCTATGGGGTAGCGGTGGCCAGCAGGGCGGCGGTGCACGCCACCGGTCCTTATCAGGTGCCCCATGTAAGGGTGAAGAGTAAAATGGCCTACACCAATCATCCCTTCAGTGGGGCCATGCGCGGCTTCGGCGTTCCCCAGGTGGCCTTCGCCCATGAATCCCAGATGGATATCCTGGCTGAGGAGCTGGGGATGGACCCCTTTGAGATCCGTCTCTTAAACGCCTTCGACCGGGGCTCGGAGACTGCTACCGGCCAGACACTAAAGGAGAGCGTGGGGATCAAGGAGTGCCTGCAGCAGGTAAAAGAGCATAGGGGGGAGATAAAGTCCAACCCGGGAAGGCTCTATGGAAAGGGAATCGGGGCCATGTGGTATGGGATCGGCAATACAGGGTTGAAGAACCCCGCCTCGGCCCGGGCCGAACTCGATCATCAGGGGAGGTTCACCCTTTTTACAGGGGCAGCGGAGATCGGCCAGGGTTCCGATACAGTGCTCAGCCAGATCGCCGCCTCCGAAATGGGGATAGATACACAGGATATCAGGCTCGTTAGGGGGGATACAGCCCTTACCCTTGATGCCGGGGCCACCTCGGCCAGCCGCCAGACCTATATCTCCGGCAATGCGGTGTACGAGGCGACAGACAAGTTAAAAGGGTTGGTCCTGGAGGAGGCCTCCCGATTTCTGAAAGTCCCTGCGCACGAGCTCACTGTGGAGGACGGGCTGGTCAAATCCCAAAGAGACGGGGAAATATTTGCCACCCTGAAGGATGTGGCAGCCAGGTCCTATCAGGAGGGAAAGAAATTAATGGGTGAGGGTTTCTTCGACCCACCCACCACTACCCTGGACGCCGAGACTGGCCAAGGCATCCCGTATGCCACCTATGCATTCGCCTGCCAGATGGCAGAGGTAGAGGTGGACCCTGCTACTGGCGAGGTGGATGTTTTGCGGGTGGTGGCAGCCCACGATGTGGGGAAGGCCGTAAACCCTTCCAATGTGGTAGGGCAGATTGCCAGCGGTGTGGCCATGGGGATCGGTTTCGCCCTGATGGAGGAGTTCGTCCCTGGGCAGACCCGTTCCATGCGGGACTATTTGATCCCTTCGATAAAAGACATACCAGAGGTCATCCCCATCATTGTGGAGGATCCAGAACCCACCGGTCCTTTTGGGGCCAAGGGGGTGGGGGAGCCGGCCCTTATCCCCACCGCCCCGGCCATCCTGAACGCCATCGCCCATGCCCTGGGGGAGAGGATCTATCACCTGCCGGCCAGCCTGGAGAGGGTGCTGGAGGCATCCAGGAGGAAGTTGGGATCGTCAAACAAAAGATATTAA
- a CDS encoding 4Fe-4S binding protein — translation MIVDLERCVGCGKCVEDCPLGAISLIEEKAVISQKLCVNCQTCAKVCPEEAITKEAEPLPGRVRCDACPIGCEIALGKTGACKRFQNEDGRLVRTVPLHTFADIKDIVGPDYEEAIRRPLITAIGAGTTYPDARPAPYIVQGKSDGIDVVTVVTEAPLSYSGIKVKIDTDKTIGEEGAPVLIKGRKVGHVTTEEYGSKILSIGGANLLTGKNCFTVARTIVEIANREPVELRVKKGSTLKMQVGKAPVIDGEVIQKMRVGCGSASMGLFTPFFKEAADEVIVLDSHLTGLFTEHAAGRYVNARYSGIQLRGRKSTPGRYFQDQGHGWGGTSITNPLEIIAGVDEEIAWDGMTLLITETTGERASMFRWNGKGFEEIPLTAAAQRAVGVINNTAQPSRVSAIYVAGAGGSARAGVTKYPIKLTQAVHACKACLTVGGAPTFIFPGGGITFAVDVERVKRGAFTWVPTPATVAPIEYTMRHDDYIEMGGHQEAMKPFDVVVKDLKKVMV, via the coding sequence GTGATCGTTGATCTTGAAAGGTGTGTAGGCTGCGGCAAGTGTGTGGAGGATTGCCCCCTGGGAGCCATTTCCCTGATAGAGGAAAAGGCGGTCATCTCTCAGAAGCTCTGTGTCAATTGCCAGACTTGCGCCAAGGTCTGCCCAGAAGAAGCTATCACCAAAGAAGCCGAACCCTTGCCCGGAAGGGTTCGCTGTGACGCCTGCCCTATAGGTTGCGAAATCGCCTTGGGAAAGACCGGGGCATGCAAACGGTTCCAAAACGAAGATGGGAGACTGGTGCGCACCGTGCCCCTGCACACCTTTGCGGACATCAAGGATATAGTCGGCCCCGACTATGAAGAGGCCATTCGCCGCCCCCTCATTACTGCCATTGGAGCAGGGACTACCTACCCTGATGCACGACCTGCCCCTTACATCGTCCAGGGTAAGTCAGATGGAATCGATGTCGTAACGGTGGTAACTGAAGCCCCACTGAGCTACAGTGGGATCAAGGTAAAAATTGACACTGATAAGACCATTGGTGAAGAGGGTGCTCCCGTTTTAATAAAGGGGAGAAAGGTGGGACATGTAACTACAGAGGAGTACGGCTCTAAGATCCTCTCCATCGGTGGTGCCAACCTCCTTACAGGAAAGAACTGCTTCACGGTAGCACGCACCATTGTTGAAATTGCGAACCGCGAGCCAGTAGAGTTGAGAGTAAAAAAAGGAAGTACCCTTAAAATGCAGGTGGGTAAAGCCCCGGTGATCGACGGTGAGGTAATACAAAAGATGCGGGTCGGCTGCGGTAGTGCCTCCATGGGGTTGTTCACCCCCTTCTTTAAGGAAGCAGCAGACGAGGTGATCGTCCTCGACTCTCACCTTACCGGGCTCTTCACCGAACATGCTGCCGGAAGATATGTTAACGCGCGCTATAGCGGCATTCAACTGCGTGGCAGGAAGAGTACTCCGGGCAGATACTTTCAGGACCAAGGTCATGGATGGGGCGGAACCTCGATCACCAATCCTCTTGAGATCATCGCGGGAGTCGACGAGGAAATTGCCTGGGATGGGATGACCCTCCTGATCACGGAGACCACCGGTGAGCGGGCATCTATGTTCCGTTGGAATGGGAAGGGGTTCGAGGAGATCCCCCTCACCGCGGCCGCCCAAAGGGCGGTGGGGGTCATCAATAACACCGCTCAACCCTCGCGGGTATCAGCTATATACGTCGCAGGGGCAGGCGGAAGCGCCAGGGCTGGCGTAACCAAGTACCCCATCAAACTCACCCAGGCAGTCCACGCCTGTAAGGCCTGTCTCACCGTGGGAGGTGCTCCAACCTTTATCTTTCCAGGAGGCGGAATCACCTTCGCCGTGGACGTGGAACGGGTAAAGAGAGGGGCCTTTACATGGGTCCCTACGCCGGCTACGGTGGCTCCCATAGAGTACACCATGAGGCACGATGACTACATAGAGATGGGGGGGCATCAGGAGGCAATGAAGCCTTTTGACGTGGTGGTAAAAGACCTGAAGAAGGTAATGGTCTAA
- a CDS encoding xanthine dehydrogenase family protein subunit M codes for MRSEFAYICPSSLGEALEILKDNGERARVIAGGTDLMTEIREGKLGADFLVDITRIPELRFVREEGDQICLGPLINHAELASSGLIKEGGDILGRAAQNVGSPQIRNMGTIGGNIVNASPAADTIPALVVLGAKVTLQRKGGERTLPITDLYLGPYRTVIEPQEILTEISFAKLDDGWRHSFVKLARRKALAIARINIAALAKVEGRRAKEVRVSVGSCTPTPCRMGEVEALFREEVPSVALIEEAAQRVAQEMVKRSGVRPSTEYKRPAVQGLVKKALLDVFNLSHDA; via the coding sequence GTGAGGTCTGAGTTCGCATACATCTGTCCAAGCTCTCTGGGGGAGGCCTTAGAGATACTAAAGGATAACGGAGAAAGGGCCCGGGTGATCGCCGGAGGGACCGACCTGATGACAGAGATCAGGGAGGGAAAGCTGGGGGCAGATTTCCTGGTGGATATCACTCGCATCCCTGAGCTGAGGTTTGTCAGGGAGGAGGGGGATCAGATCTGTCTAGGTCCCCTCATCAACCATGCTGAGCTCGCCTCCTCCGGGTTGATCAAGGAGGGGGGAGATATCCTGGGAAGGGCCGCCCAAAACGTGGGCTCTCCCCAGATCAGAAACATGGGGACCATCGGAGGGAATATCGTCAATGCCTCCCCTGCCGCCGATACCATCCCTGCCCTAGTGGTCCTGGGGGCCAAGGTGACTCTACAACGAAAGGGAGGAGAGAGGACCCTTCCGATAACTGATCTCTATCTCGGTCCTTATAGAACGGTCATTGAGCCACAAGAAATCCTGACGGAGATCAGTTTTGCCAAATTGGATGATGGATGGAGGCATTCTTTTGTCAAGCTGGCCAGGAGAAAGGCCCTGGCCATCGCCAGGATAAATATTGCGGCGCTGGCCAAGGTGGAGGGCAGGAGGGCAAAGGAGGTAAGGGTCTCAGTAGGCTCCTGCACCCCCACACCATGCAGGATGGGGGAGGTGGAAGCCTTGTTTAGGGAGGAGGTACCCTCCGTCGCCCTGATCGAGGAGGCGGCCCAGAGGGTGGCCCAGGAGATGGTGAAAAGGAGCGGGGTGAGGCCCTCAACGGAATATAAAAGGCCTGCCGTCCAGGGGCTGGTAAAAAAGGCCTTATTGGATGTCTTCAATCTAAGTCATGATGCTTAA
- a CDS encoding TRAP transporter small permease: MKKGIQRINLYLCSVGMCLLIPMMLLTAGDVIGRVLWTRPIPGAVELSSYMLVIFILLGVAYTHQVKGHVRVSMLVSRLPERMGLILDVMTTLLSLFIISILAWQGWVVGIEERTVSDMLRIPQLPFRLLVAVAAVFLCLELLIDLSTSVGKLVRK, encoded by the coding sequence ATCAAGAAGGGGATACAACGCATAAACCTTTACCTATGTTCAGTGGGCATGTGTCTGCTCATCCCGATGATGTTGCTCACTGCCGGTGATGTGATAGGCCGGGTCTTATGGACCCGGCCTATCCCTGGCGCGGTCGAGCTATCCAGTTACATGCTCGTAATATTTATCCTCTTGGGCGTTGCGTACACGCACCAGGTGAAAGGGCATGTTCGCGTATCGATGCTTGTATCTCGACTCCCCGAACGGATGGGGCTAATCCTGGATGTAATGACCACCCTTCTCAGCCTGTTCATAATTTCTATTCTAGCATGGCAGGGTTGGGTGGTAGGAATCGAGGAACGAACCGTTTCAGACATGCTGAGAATCCCCCAGCTACCCTTCAGGTTGCTTGTCGCCGTAGCGGCTGTCTTCCTCTGCCTGGAACTCTTGATTGACCTTTCAACTTCTGTAGGAAAGCTGGTAAGGAAATAA
- a CDS encoding amidohydrolase family protein, whose protein sequence is MGKLLIKDIGKLVSGDLSQPILEADAILIEDGLIKGLGKGKDLEAPDVDRVIDVGGMTVAPGLIDSHCHPVIGDFTPRQRQLDFIASSLHGGVTTMISAGEVHTPGRPRDAAGTKALAILAAKAFANFRPGGVKVLGGGLILEPGLGEEDFAEMAREGVTHVGEIGLGAVKRPEDAAPMVRLAKKYGMVVMMHTGGTSIPGSTTVTADQVMATGPDVVAHLNGGPTAVPLAEAERIIKETNYAFEIVECGNPKVALEIVRIAREQGVFERILIGNDAPSGTGVIPLGILRVLNLIASVGSVKAEEAIAMATGNTARVYKLNRGQIKEGYEADLVVMDTPMGSVGADALEAIEAGDIPGIAAVLVDGEVNAWVSRNTPPPVRRCKEE, encoded by the coding sequence ATGGGCAAGCTCTTGATCAAAGACATAGGCAAACTGGTATCAGGGGACCTCTCTCAACCCATCCTGGAGGCCGATGCCATCCTGATCGAGGATGGCCTGATCAAAGGGCTGGGAAAAGGGAAGGATCTGGAGGCACCAGATGTGGACAGGGTCATCGATGTTGGGGGGATGACGGTGGCCCCTGGTCTCATCGACTCACACTGCCATCCCGTCATCGGTGACTTCACCCCCAGGCAGAGACAGCTCGATTTCATTGCTAGCTCCCTCCACGGGGGGGTCACCACGATGATCTCCGCTGGAGAGGTCCACACCCCTGGCAGACCCCGAGATGCTGCAGGGACCAAGGCCCTGGCCATCCTGGCGGCCAAGGCCTTCGCCAACTTCCGGCCAGGGGGGGTGAAGGTGTTGGGTGGTGGCCTCATCCTGGAACCGGGCCTGGGTGAGGAGGACTTTGCGGAGATGGCCCGAGAGGGGGTAACGCATGTGGGGGAGATCGGCTTAGGGGCCGTGAAAAGACCGGAAGATGCCGCTCCTATGGTTCGCTTGGCCAAGAAATATGGAATGGTGGTGATGATGCACACGGGTGGAACCTCCATCCCCGGCAGCACCACCGTGACAGCCGATCAGGTGATGGCAACCGGTCCGGATGTAGTGGCCCACCTCAATGGAGGGCCTACCGCTGTCCCCCTGGCCGAGGCGGAGAGGATCATCAAGGAGACCAACTACGCCTTTGAGATCGTCGAATGCGGTAACCCCAAGGTTGCACTGGAGATCGTCAGGATCGCCCGGGAGCAAGGGGTCTTTGAAAGGATCCTCATCGGGAACGACGCCCCATCAGGTACGGGGGTAATCCCCCTGGGGATCCTGCGCGTATTGAACCTCATCGCTTCTGTAGGAAGTGTCAAGGCCGAGGAGGCCATTGCCATGGCTACCGGTAATACTGCCCGGGTGTACAAGCTCAATCGCGGACAGATCAAAGAAGGATATGAGGCAGACCTCGTTGTAATGGATACACCCATGGGATCTGTGGGAGCGGATGCCCTGGAGGCTATTGAGGCGGGTGATATCCCTGGTATAGCCGCCGTCCTCGTGGACGGAGAGGTCAATGCCTGGGTCAGCAGAAACACACCACCTCCAGTACGTCGGTGTAAAGAGGAGTAA
- a CDS encoding (2Fe-2S)-binding protein yields MPVQKVRVRLKINGQDKELEIPSNLTLLELLRDELGLTGTKEGCGIGECGACTVLLNGRPVYACLVLAPKIDGREIITIEGIGQEGKLHPLQEAFLNHGAVQCGFCTPGMIMAAKALLDENPQPSKEEIEEAISGNLCRCTGYLQVVKAIKASGSGKKGEV; encoded by the coding sequence ATGCCTGTCCAGAAGGTAAGGGTAAGGTTAAAAATAAACGGCCAAGATAAAGAACTGGAGATCCCTTCTAACCTCACCCTGTTGGAACTCCTCAGGGACGAACTCGGCCTCACAGGGACCAAGGAGGGGTGCGGGATAGGGGAATGTGGGGCGTGTACGGTCCTGCTGAATGGAAGACCGGTATATGCCTGCCTCGTCTTGGCCCCCAAAATAGATGGAAGGGAGATCATCACCATTGAGGGGATCGGACAGGAGGGGAAACTGCACCCATTGCAGGAGGCCTTTCTCAACCATGGGGCCGTTCAGTGCGGCTTCTGCACCCCCGGGATGATCATGGCGGCCAAGGCCCTCCTTGATGAAAACCCCCAACCATCCAAGGAGGAGATCGAGGAGGCCATCTCCGGCAACCTCTGTCGTTGTACCGGTTACTTGCAGGTCGTGAAGGCCATCAAGGCCAGTGGGAGCGGTAAAAAGGGTGAGGTCTGA
- a CDS encoding TRAP transporter substrate-binding protein, whose amino-acid sequence MKKKIFLVSLVVVLAASLLLAVSTRSVAEPQKTMHIKFSTWHPPVSREVKTVWIPMLEELKKRSNGRITYTLYAGGALGKGAEHYDIVAKGLSDMGYFTATWTPGRFPLSDVLSLAVWVNGKDIGVDIGNAMYKRILKREFPGVKMIELNGCIKASLWTTKPVRTLEDCKGLRIRTPGGHQTNYIKALGAEPVFMPLGDVYLAMETGTVDGLVTCPPLVLAFKLYEVAKYGTIATFGCVTEGVIMNQKSWERTPDDLKPIIEEVCSNPFRTTGGLTVDVYKVMMKEIANKGVKLYYLPKKEENRWYARFQDMTRKWAADLEKKGLPAKKAVKMYNEECKKRGVKCVACPPEWK is encoded by the coding sequence ATGAAAAAGAAGATATTTTTAGTTTCTCTAGTGGTTGTGCTAGCAGCCAGTCTATTGTTGGCTGTTAGTACGAGGTCGGTGGCAGAGCCACAGAAGACAATGCATATAAAATTTAGCACCTGGCACCCTCCTGTTAGCAGAGAGGTGAAGACTGTTTGGATACCGATGCTTGAGGAGCTGAAAAAGAGGAGTAATGGCCGCATAACCTACACCCTGTACGCCGGCGGCGCCCTGGGCAAAGGAGCAGAGCATTACGATATAGTGGCGAAGGGACTCTCTGATATGGGCTATTTTACCGCGACCTGGACACCGGGACGCTTTCCTCTCAGCGATGTGCTCTCGCTGGCTGTCTGGGTAAATGGCAAAGACATCGGCGTTGACATTGGCAATGCTATGTATAAGCGCATCCTGAAGCGAGAATTCCCCGGCGTGAAAATGATCGAATTAAACGGATGCATCAAAGCCTCATTATGGACTACGAAGCCTGTGCGTACCCTGGAGGATTGCAAAGGACTCAGAATAAGGACCCCGGGGGGTCACCAAACGAATTATATCAAGGCACTAGGGGCGGAGCCGGTATTCATGCCCCTTGGTGATGTCTATCTGGCTATGGAGACAGGTACCGTAGACGGGCTCGTTACCTGCCCACCACTGGTCCTCGCCTTCAAACTCTATGAGGTAGCAAAATATGGGACGATCGCCACTTTTGGTTGTGTGACCGAAGGTGTAATAATGAACCAAAAGAGCTGGGAGAGGACACCAGACGACCTAAAGCCTATCATAGAGGAAGTATGCTCAAATCCCTTCCGCACCACCGGGGGATTAACTGTAGACGTCTACAAGGTCATGATGAAGGAGATCGCTAACAAAGGGGTGAAACTCTATTACCTACCTAAAAAAGAGGAGAATCGCTGGTACGCAAGATTTCAGGATATGACGAGGAAGTGGGCGGCAGATTTGGAGAAGAAGGGCCTTCCGGCAAAAAAGGCAGTGAAGATGTACAACGAGGAATGCAAAAAGAGGGGTGTAAAGTGCGTAGCATGCCCGCCCGAATGGAAGTAG
- a CDS encoding amino acid synthesis family protein → MEIRKVVTIVEEIQREGEKEISPPTRKAAAIAVIKNPFANQYVDDLSELMDYGEQLGAMLGERAVAALGIPKEKAQDYGKAAIVGLDGELEHLHAILHPKLGKPLREQVGGGKAIIPSAGKRGTAGTPIDVPLHFKDAAFVRTHYDAMEVRIPDAPKNDEILVAIVVTDSGRPLARIGGLKKEEIKGEDGLR, encoded by the coding sequence ATGGAGATAAGAAAGGTCGTCACCATAGTGGAGGAGATCCAAAGGGAAGGGGAAAAGGAGATATCTCCTCCCACCCGAAAGGCTGCAGCCATAGCGGTGATCAAAAACCCCTTTGCCAATCAATACGTGGATGATCTCTCTGAACTCATGGATTACGGTGAGCAGTTGGGGGCAATGTTAGGAGAACGGGCTGTCGCTGCCTTGGGGATCCCGAAGGAAAAGGCCCAAGACTACGGAAAGGCGGCAATCGTAGGCCTTGATGGAGAATTAGAACACCTTCACGCTATCCTGCACCCCAAGTTGGGGAAACCGCTGCGGGAGCAGGTAGGCGGCGGTAAGGCCATCATCCCCTCGGCGGGGAAACGGGGGACTGCAGGAACGCCCATTGACGTCCCCCTTCACTTTAAGGATGCTGCCTTCGTTCGTACCCACTATGACGCCATGGAAGTACGGATCCCGGACGCTCCAAAAAACGACGAAATACTGGTCGCTATCGTGGTCACTGATTCAGGAAGACCTCTGGCACGGATTGGTGGATTGAAGAAAGAGGAAATAAAGGGTGAAGATGGGTTGAGATAA
- a CDS encoding TRAP transporter large permease, with amino-acid sequence MDPVIVGIIGTFLVFFLLFLGMPIAFALMLVGFLGLSYLASIGAALPVTARTVYEVAYHYPYTVIPLFIVMGGFAGSSGMTQDLYGTFDKWFRKLPGGLGIATIGACAGFAAVSGSSVATAATMGTVALPEMKRFNYHPRLATGSIAAGGTLGFLIPPSIGFVVYGMLTEQSIGKLLIAGMLPGIILAAAYIAIVVLQVKMNPSLAPASPESVTWREKFIALRGIWEPLAIFLVVMGGIYLGFFTPTEAGAMGATALFLTAFVKRKLTWHNLFASLEEAVRISVMVLFLVAGANVFSYFLALSTIPMKVAIWVAGLEVSPYVILAIIVVSYLFLGCFLDAISMMVLTLPVIFPVILALGFDPIWFGVIAVLMMEAGLITPPMGLNIFTVAGVAKDTPVEEIFRGAMPFLISIFVIVAIITVFPKIALLLPGMMLR; translated from the coding sequence TTGGATCCAGTAATTGTAGGTATCATCGGAACGTTTTTAGTATTCTTTCTGCTATTCCTTGGTATGCCCATAGCCTTTGCTTTGATGCTTGTGGGTTTCTTGGGACTTAGTTATTTGGCGTCCATAGGGGCAGCGCTACCAGTAACCGCTCGGACAGTCTATGAAGTTGCCTATCATTACCCATACACGGTCATCCCACTTTTTATTGTTATGGGAGGGTTTGCCGGTAGCTCCGGGATGACTCAAGACTTGTATGGAACCTTTGACAAGTGGTTTCGAAAGTTGCCCGGGGGGCTGGGGATTGCAACAATTGGTGCCTGTGCCGGGTTTGCTGCTGTCTCGGGATCTTCCGTGGCGACGGCAGCCACTATGGGGACCGTTGCTCTTCCGGAAATGAAGCGCTTTAACTATCACCCGAGGCTTGCGACAGGGAGTATTGCCGCGGGCGGTACCCTGGGTTTTCTTATCCCGCCGAGCATCGGCTTTGTGGTCTATGGTATGCTCACTGAGCAGTCTATCGGAAAACTCCTGATCGCTGGCATGCTTCCTGGAATCATTCTGGCGGCAGCCTATATAGCTATCGTAGTGCTCCAGGTCAAAATGAACCCCAGTTTAGCCCCAGCCAGTCCTGAATCGGTTACCTGGAGAGAGAAATTCATAGCACTCAGAGGTATATGGGAACCGTTGGCAATCTTTTTGGTGGTAATGGGTGGCATATATCTGGGCTTTTTTACCCCCACTGAGGCTGGAGCGATGGGGGCTACTGCCCTTTTCTTGACTGCTTTTGTCAAAAGGAAACTAACCTGGCATAATCTCTTCGCCTCTTTGGAGGAGGCCGTCCGGATTTCTGTAATGGTTCTCTTCCTTGTTGCCGGGGCTAATGTCTTCAGTTATTTTCTAGCTCTGTCCACGATACCCATGAAGGTGGCAATTTGGGTAGCCGGGCTTGAAGTATCCCCATATGTCATCCTCGCCATCATAGTCGTTTCATACCTTTTCCTGGGCTGCTTTTTAGACGCAATCTCAATGATGGTGCTGACGCTGCCGGTAATTTTCCCGGTGATATTGGCGCTGGGGTTTGACCCCATCTGGTTTGGGGTAATCGCAGTGCTCATGATGGAGGCAGGATTGATCACCCCGCCCATGGGACTAAATATATTTACCGTTGCTGGGGTAGCAAAGGATACGCCAGTGGAAGAGATCTTCCGTGGTGCAATGCCTTTTTTAATATCAATATTCGTGATAGTCGCAATCATAACGGTCTTTCCTAAGATTGCCCTTTTACTTCCTGGAATGATGCTACGGTAA
- a CDS encoding isochorismatase family protein yields MKIVLVLFLGAAIAFTVASTASGQKATIVKRIGAIVVDVQGDFTEWKKGSLAVSGTNKVFIEKVRNATKLLKKAGFIPFATQDWHPGDHISFYTNHPGKKPFEVIKVDDRTQVLWPPHCVQGTENARILVDNNLFLAIVQKGRDKRFDSYSGFQDDGGQKTEMDSILRRNGIEKVVVYGIATDYCVKATAIDAAKAGYEVIVIKELCRGVAPDTSKKALVEMKRAGVIILDKLDIDKIKKL; encoded by the coding sequence ATGAAGATCGTATTGGTATTATTCTTGGGGGCAGCGATCGCCTTCACCGTTGCATCGACCGCATCAGGGCAAAAGGCCACCATTGTCAAAAGGATAGGGGCCATCGTAGTAGACGTCCAGGGTGACTTCACCGAATGGAAAAAAGGCTCCCTTGCTGTCTCGGGCACAAACAAGGTCTTTATCGAAAAGGTCAGGAATGCCACCAAGCTGTTGAAAAAGGCCGGCTTTATCCCCTTCGCCACCCAGGACTGGCATCCAGGGGACCATATCTCCTTTTACACCAACCACCCAGGCAAGAAGCCCTTCGAGGTGATCAAGGTCGATGACCGGACCCAGGTCCTCTGGCCCCCGCACTGCGTCCAGGGGACAGAAAACGCCAGGATCTTGGTGGACAACAACCTCTTCTTGGCCATCGTCCAGAAGGGAAGGGATAAAAGGTTCGACAGCTACTCCGGCTTTCAGGACGACGGGGGACAAAAGACGGAGATGGACTCCATCCTGAGGCGGAATGGGATCGAGAAGGTCGTGGTCTATGGGATCGCCACCGACTACTGCGTGAAAGCGACGGCCATTGATGCAGCCAAGGCAGGCTATGAGGTGATCGTGATCAAGGAGTTGTGCCGGGGGGTGGCCCCAGATACCTCAAAGAAGGCCCTAGTGGAGATGAAGAGGGCGGGGGTGATCATCCTCGATAAACTCGATATCGATAAGATCAAGAAGTTGTAG